In Microbacterium foliorum, the following proteins share a genomic window:
- the otsB gene encoding trehalose-phosphatase, giving the protein MTRNWTPGEADPALSAIAATPRLVVALDFDGTASPLVPDPMAARALPEVATQVARLAALPDTVVAYVSGRSMHDLRVITEHTDDSLIALAGSHGAQYWYPGVGDAASGGAESAEGSREELWEAARPIIDRYEGAELEPKTFGMGVHTRTATPEVEKAVFSEIDALAAERFPHWRRRAGHRVLEFSSRNEGKDAAMAALREHFDATAILFAGDDVTDEDAMRVLAGDDLGVRVGPGESAAELRVENPQEIALLLEALADERTSRRE; this is encoded by the coding sequence GTGACCCGTAACTGGACCCCCGGAGAAGCAGACCCGGCGCTGAGCGCCATCGCCGCCACGCCCAGACTGGTCGTCGCACTGGACTTCGACGGCACGGCGTCTCCGCTCGTCCCCGACCCGATGGCAGCCCGGGCGCTGCCTGAGGTCGCGACGCAGGTCGCTCGGCTCGCTGCCCTCCCTGACACGGTGGTCGCCTACGTCTCGGGCCGCAGCATGCACGACCTGAGGGTCATCACCGAGCACACGGACGATTCGCTGATCGCTCTGGCCGGTTCGCACGGTGCCCAGTACTGGTACCCGGGTGTCGGCGATGCCGCATCCGGCGGCGCCGAGTCCGCCGAGGGCTCCCGCGAGGAGCTGTGGGAGGCCGCGCGACCGATCATCGATCGCTACGAGGGTGCCGAGCTCGAACCGAAGACCTTCGGCATGGGGGTGCACACGCGCACCGCCACGCCCGAGGTCGAGAAGGCGGTCTTCTCCGAGATCGATGCCCTGGCGGCCGAGCGCTTCCCGCACTGGCGGCGGCGCGCCGGTCATCGCGTGCTGGAGTTCTCATCCCGGAACGAGGGGAAGGACGCCGCGATGGCCGCCCTTCGCGAGCATTTCGATGCGACGGCGATCCTCTTCGCCGGCGACGACGTCACGGACGAGGACGCGATGAGGGTGCTCGCCGGCGATGATCTGGGCGTGCGCGTGGGCCCGGGGGAGAGCGCCGCCGAGCTCCGTGTGGAGAACCCACAAGAGATCGCCCTGCTTCTGGAGGCGCTCGCGGACGAGCGCACCTCCCGGCGGGAATAG
- the ilvD gene encoding dihydroxy-acid dehydratase yields the protein MSSHDPSSSAPIDIKPRSRVVTDGIEATTSRGMLRAVGMGDADWDKPQIGIASSWNEITPCNLSLDRLAQGAKEGVHSGGGYPLQFGTISVSDGISMGHEGMHFSLVSREVIADSVETVMMAERLDGSVLLAGCDKSIPGMLMASARLDLSSVFLYAGSIAPGWVKLSDGTEKDVTIIDSFEAVGACRAGLMSEEDLKRIECAIAPGEGACGGMYTANTMASVAEALGLSLPGSAAPPAADRRRDYFAHRSGEAVVNLLRQGITTRDILTKEAFENAIALAMALGGSTNVVLHLLAIAREAEIDLSLHDFNRIGDKVPHVADMKPFGKYVMNDVDRHGGIPVIMKAMLDEGLLHGDALTVTGKTLAENLADLDPQPIDGEVIHTFDNPIHATGGLTILHGSLAPEGAVVKTAGFDAAVFEGPARVFERERAAMDAVANGEIEAGTVIVIRYEGPKGGPGMREMLAITAAIKGAGLGKDVLLLTDGRFSGGTTGLCIGHIAPEAVDAGPIAFVRDGDLIRVDIAARSLDLLVDEAELASRRSGWEPLPPRYTRGVLAKYSRLVRSAAEGATTG from the coding sequence ATGTCCTCGCATGATCCCTCCAGCAGCGCGCCCATCGACATCAAGCCCCGCAGCCGCGTCGTCACCGACGGCATCGAGGCGACGACCTCCCGAGGTATGCTCCGTGCCGTCGGCATGGGCGACGCCGACTGGGACAAGCCCCAGATCGGCATCGCGTCCAGCTGGAACGAGATCACGCCCTGCAACCTGAGCCTCGATCGTCTCGCGCAGGGCGCGAAAGAGGGCGTGCACTCGGGCGGCGGCTACCCGCTGCAGTTCGGCACGATCTCGGTGTCCGACGGAATCTCGATGGGCCACGAGGGCATGCACTTCTCGCTGGTGTCTCGCGAGGTCATCGCGGACTCGGTCGAGACCGTGATGATGGCCGAGCGTCTCGACGGGTCGGTGCTGCTCGCCGGCTGCGACAAGTCGATCCCCGGCATGCTCATGGCCAGCGCCCGACTCGACCTCTCTAGTGTCTTCCTCTACGCCGGCTCGATCGCACCCGGGTGGGTCAAGCTGTCGGACGGCACCGAGAAGGACGTCACCATCATCGACTCGTTCGAGGCCGTCGGCGCGTGCCGTGCGGGCCTCATGAGCGAAGAGGACCTCAAGCGCATCGAATGCGCGATCGCCCCCGGTGAAGGCGCCTGTGGAGGCATGTACACGGCGAACACCATGGCCTCGGTCGCCGAGGCGCTCGGCCTGAGCCTCCCCGGCTCGGCCGCCCCGCCCGCTGCCGACCGTCGCCGCGACTACTTCGCGCACCGCTCGGGCGAGGCCGTCGTGAACCTGCTCCGTCAGGGCATCACGACCCGCGACATCCTCACCAAGGAGGCGTTCGAGAACGCGATCGCCCTCGCGATGGCCCTCGGCGGCTCGACGAACGTCGTGCTGCACCTGCTCGCCATCGCACGCGAGGCCGAGATCGATCTGAGCCTGCACGACTTCAACCGCATCGGCGACAAGGTGCCGCACGTGGCCGACATGAAGCCGTTCGGCAAGTACGTCATGAACGACGTCGACCGTCACGGCGGCATCCCGGTGATCATGAAGGCGATGCTCGACGAGGGCCTGCTGCACGGCGACGCGCTCACCGTGACGGGCAAGACGCTCGCCGAGAACCTGGCTGACCTCGACCCCCAGCCGATCGACGGCGAGGTCATCCATACGTTCGACAACCCGATCCACGCGACCGGCGGCCTGACGATCCTGCACGGGTCGCTCGCCCCCGAGGGCGCGGTCGTGAAGACCGCAGGCTTCGACGCGGCCGTCTTCGAAGGGCCCGCTCGGGTGTTCGAGCGCGAGCGTGCGGCGATGGATGCCGTGGCGAACGGCGAGATCGAGGCCGGCACGGTCATCGTGATCCGTTACGAGGGTCCCAAGGGCGGACCGGGTATGCGCGAGATGCTCGCGATCACTGCGGCCATCAAGGGCGCGGGGCTCGGAAAAGATGTACTACTCTTGACTGACGGACGATTCTCAGGCGGCACAACCGGCCTGTGCATCGGCCACATAGCACCCGAAGCGGTGGACGCAGGTCCTATCGCCTTCGTGCGCGATGGTGATCTGATACGGGTCGATATCGCAGCTCGCTCTCTCGACCTACTCGTCGACGAGGCGGAGCTCGCCTCCCGCCGCTCTGGCTGGGAGCCGCTACCCCCGCGCTATACCCGTGGCGTTCTTGCCAAGTACTCGCGTCTCGTGCGGTCCGCCGCCGAGGGCGCGACGACCGGCTGA
- a CDS encoding acetolactate synthase large subunit: MTADTVSAVPRPPAPKSAAPEISGAEAVVRTLELLGVKDVFGLPGGAILPVYDPLMDAAELRHILVRHEQGAGHAAEGYASSSGKVGVCIATSGPGATNLVTAIADAYMDSVPLLAITGQVFSTLMGTDAFQEADIVGITMPVTKHSFLVKDASEIPGAIAAAYEIASTGRPGPVLVDITKDAQQAMAPFVWPPKYDLPGYRPVTKAHGKQIQAAAALLAEAKKPVLYVGGGVIRGRASAELLALAETTNAPVVTTLMARGAFPDSHQQHLGMPGMHGTVPAVLALQEADLIVSLGARFDDRVTGKAALFAPNAKVVHVDIDPAEISKIRTADVPIVGDVRDVLVDLESAFRTAVSTTTPDTEEWWSYLDGLRTEFPLGYAPTTDGLLAPQYVIQRIGELTGPEGIYAAGVGQHQMWAAQFIKYERPNAWLNSGGAGTMGYSVPAAMGAKVAEPDRVVWAIDGDGCFQMTNQELATCTINNIPIKVAIINNSSLGMVRQWQTLFYDGRHSNTDLNTGHGTVRIPDFVKLAEAYGCLAIRVEKEEEVDAAIKLALETNDRPVVIDFVVSADSMVWPMVPQGVSNSYVQYAREHAPAFDEED; this comes from the coding sequence ATGACTGCTGACACCGTCTCGGCTGTGCCGAGGCCGCCCGCGCCCAAATCCGCCGCACCGGAGATCTCCGGAGCAGAGGCCGTCGTCCGCACGCTCGAGCTCCTCGGCGTCAAGGACGTCTTCGGCCTTCCCGGCGGCGCGATCCTCCCCGTCTACGACCCGCTCATGGATGCGGCCGAGCTTCGGCACATCCTGGTGCGCCACGAGCAGGGAGCGGGCCACGCCGCCGAGGGCTATGCATCGTCGTCGGGCAAGGTCGGCGTCTGCATCGCGACCTCCGGCCCCGGTGCGACCAACCTCGTGACCGCGATCGCCGACGCCTACATGGACTCGGTGCCGCTGCTCGCGATCACCGGGCAGGTGTTCTCGACGCTGATGGGCACCGACGCATTCCAGGAGGCCGACATCGTCGGCATCACGATGCCGGTGACGAAGCACTCCTTCCTCGTGAAGGACGCATCCGAGATCCCCGGCGCCATCGCGGCGGCGTACGAGATCGCATCGACGGGCCGCCCCGGTCCGGTGCTCGTCGACATCACCAAGGACGCACAGCAGGCCATGGCGCCGTTCGTCTGGCCGCCCAAGTACGACCTGCCGGGATACCGCCCCGTGACGAAGGCCCACGGCAAGCAGATCCAGGCGGCCGCTGCGCTCCTGGCCGAGGCCAAGAAGCCGGTGCTCTACGTGGGCGGCGGAGTGATCCGCGGCCGCGCGTCGGCCGAGCTGCTCGCCCTGGCCGAGACGACCAACGCACCGGTCGTGACGACGCTGATGGCGCGCGGCGCGTTCCCCGACTCGCACCAGCAGCACCTGGGCATGCCCGGCATGCACGGCACCGTCCCGGCGGTGCTGGCGCTGCAAGAGGCCGACCTCATCGTGTCGCTCGGCGCGAGGTTCGACGACCGCGTGACCGGCAAGGCCGCGTTGTTCGCGCCGAACGCCAAGGTCGTGCACGTCGACATCGACCCCGCGGAGATCTCGAAGATCCGCACGGCTGACGTGCCGATCGTGGGTGACGTCCGCGACGTGCTGGTCGATCTCGAGTCCGCGTTCCGCACGGCCGTCAGCACGACGACTCCCGACACCGAGGAGTGGTGGTCGTACCTCGACGGCCTGCGTACCGAGTTCCCTCTCGGATACGCGCCGACGACCGACGGTCTGCTCGCGCCGCAGTACGTGATCCAGCGGATCGGCGAGCTGACCGGCCCTGAGGGCATCTACGCCGCAGGCGTGGGACAGCACCAGATGTGGGCTGCGCAGTTCATCAAGTACGAGCGGCCCAACGCGTGGCTGAACTCCGGGGGAGCGGGAACGATGGGCTACTCCGTCCCCGCCGCCATGGGCGCCAAGGTCGCCGAGCCCGACCGCGTCGTGTGGGCGATCGACGGCGACGGATGCTTCCAGATGACGAATCAGGAGCTCGCGACCTGCACGATCAACAACATCCCGATCAAGGTCGCGATCATCAACAACTCCTCGCTGGGCATGGTGCGCCAGTGGCAGACGCTGTTCTACGACGGCCGTCACTCGAACACCGATCTGAACACGGGACACGGTACTGTGCGCATCCCCGACTTCGTGAAGCTCGCCGAGGCCTACGGCTGCCTCGCGATCCGCGTCGAGAAGGAAGAGGAGGTGGATGCGGCGATCAAGCTCGCTCTCGAGACCAACGACCGCCCCGTCGTCATCGACTTCGTCGTCAGCGCCGACTCCATGGTCTGGCCGATGGTTCCCCAGGGCGTGAGCAACAGCTACGTCCAGTACGCCCGCGAGCACGCGCCCGCATTCGACGAGGAGGACTGA
- the ilvN gene encoding acetolactate synthase small subunit produces MSTHVLSLLVENTPGLLTRVAGLFARRGFNIDSLAVGVTEVPGISRITVVVDLEDLPLEQVTKQLNKLINVIKIVELDFPTSVQREHMLVKVRTDNANRSNVIEVANLFRASVVDYASDALVIEVTGDRGKVDAMLRALEPFGIKEIAQSGLLAIGRGGKSITERVLRG; encoded by the coding sequence ATGTCGACTCACGTGCTGAGCCTCCTTGTGGAGAACACCCCCGGTCTGCTGACCCGTGTCGCAGGTCTGTTCGCGCGCCGCGGCTTCAACATCGACTCGCTCGCTGTGGGCGTGACCGAGGTGCCCGGCATCTCGCGCATCACCGTCGTCGTCGACCTCGAGGACCTGCCTCTCGAACAGGTGACCAAGCAGCTCAACAAGCTGATCAACGTCATCAAGATCGTGGAACTCGACTTCCCGACCTCGGTGCAGCGCGAGCACATGCTCGTCAAGGTGCGCACCGACAACGCGAACAGGTCGAATGTCATCGAGGTCGCCAACCTGTTCCGCGCCTCGGTCGTGGACTACGCGTCCGACGCGCTGGTGATCGAGGTCACCGGCGATCGGGGCAAGGTCGACGCCATGCTCCGCGCTCTCGAGCCGTTCGGCATCAAGGAGATCGCGCAGTCGGGTCTCCTCGCCATCGGCCGTGGCGGCAAGAGCATCACCGAGCGCGTCCTGCGCGGCTGA
- the ilvC gene encoding ketol-acid reductoisomerase: MSTEIFYDADADLSIIQGKKVAIVGYGSQGHAHAQNLRDSGVEVAIALKEGSKSAPKAEEAGFAVKTVAEATQWADLIMILAPDQHQRTIYSESIAPNLTEGKTLAFAHGFNIRFGYIDAPEGVDVILVAPKAPGHTVRREFVAGRGIPDIIAVERDASGNAWATALSYAKAIGGTRAGVIKTTFTEETETDLFGEQAVLCGGVSHLVQAGFETLTEAGYQPQIAYFEVLHELKLIVDLMWEGGIAKQRWSVSDTAEYGDYVSGPRVVTPEVKESMKAILADIQSGAFAKRFIDDQDNGGEEFLALRAKEETHPIEATGKELRSLFAWKQQDEDYVDGSAAR, translated from the coding sequence GTGAGCACCGAGATCTTCTACGACGCAGACGCTGATCTGTCGATCATCCAGGGCAAGAAGGTCGCCATCGTCGGCTACGGCTCGCAGGGTCACGCGCACGCGCAGAACCTTCGCGACTCGGGTGTCGAGGTCGCGATCGCGCTCAAGGAGGGCTCGAAGTCGGCGCCGAAGGCGGAGGAGGCCGGATTCGCGGTCAAGACCGTCGCCGAGGCGACTCAGTGGGCCGACCTCATCATGATCCTTGCGCCGGACCAGCACCAGCGCACGATCTACAGCGAGTCGATCGCCCCGAACCTCACCGAGGGCAAGACGCTCGCCTTCGCGCACGGCTTCAACATCCGCTTCGGCTACATCGACGCTCCTGAGGGCGTCGACGTGATCCTCGTCGCCCCGAAGGCGCCGGGTCACACCGTCCGTCGCGAGTTCGTCGCCGGCCGCGGCATTCCCGACATCATCGCCGTCGAGCGCGATGCATCGGGTAACGCCTGGGCGACCGCGCTGTCGTACGCGAAGGCCATCGGAGGCACGCGTGCCGGCGTCATCAAGACGACCTTCACCGAGGAGACCGAGACCGACCTGTTCGGCGAGCAGGCCGTGCTGTGCGGTGGCGTCAGCCACCTCGTGCAGGCAGGCTTCGAGACGCTCACCGAGGCGGGCTACCAGCCGCAGATCGCCTACTTCGAGGTGCTGCACGAGCTGAAGCTCATCGTCGACCTCATGTGGGAGGGCGGCATCGCCAAGCAGCGCTGGTCGGTCTCCGACACTGCCGAGTACGGCGACTACGTGTCGGGCCCCCGCGTCGTGACCCCCGAGGTCAAGGAGTCGATGAAGGCGATCCTCGCCGACATCCAGAGCGGCGCGTTCGCGAAGCGCTTCATCGACGACCAGGACAACGGCGGCGAGGAGTTCCTCGCGCTGCGGGCCAAGGAGGAGACGCACCCCATCGAGGCCACCGGCAAGGAGCTGCGCTCGCTCTTCGCATGGAAGCAGCAGGACGAAGACTACGTCGACGGCAGCGCCGCGCGCTGA